AAAAAAAGGGATGCGCCAGACTACAATCGAGAAGCCGCACGAAGGAGCGACGACGGTCGTGCGTCTCTAGGGCAACGGAGAAGAGGCACGACGACGATGATGGAGATACCTCAGCGCGGGGGACGCCCCTGGTACATATCCACTGAATCCCAGATagcgacgcgcatgcgcagaggcaCATGTGCACATGCCGATTCTTTATGTAAGAAAAGTATTTTTGCAGCTATTCGTGCATACGGAGAGACACGACACACGTGACACTCAGGCTGCTCTCTGTGCAAGCGGAGGATCGCCCACCCCTCCCCTCCCGCTCGTTCTcttgcagcggagacgctgaTGCCCATGTCTGTGCTGGAGGCGTTGTGCCTCTGCATTCATGCACAGGCTCACAAACACCTTGCCAACGCCGTGGTGGGTAgttcgtctctctgctctgCCTTACAAGCAGCACGGGGCGTCTCTTGGTTGTGACGGGAAAAAACAGCTGCCCGTTGTCCTTTCAAAAGGCAGCGAAAAACCCCCGATCTTACAGTCTAACGGCAGCGCCGTGTTTCTCTCCATCGCGTCCAGCGCACGCTTATTGGATCCGCTCcagcgcgaagacgaagaagaggaagaagaggaaacagaaagcggcgcgggcgcagcagcgacgccatGCGGAGGCTCACCGTCGGGTCGCGGCGTGCCTGGGGGGCTCAGCGCTTCACAAGGCAGCGGAAACCCTGCCTCGTGGTTTGTCATGGCCGTAGAATTCTCGCGGCCTTCTGATTGAAAAGCTtccctcgctctgcgcctaGGGTTTGGGTTTCCCAACCCGAGCCGCTGAGTTTTGAagtgcctcgcctccctccctcgaAGAAACCACGTGCAGAAGCTTTCTGGAGGACGTTGTGGGACGCCGTGCGTGCCAGTGTGTCAGGTTTTATTTGAGTAGCGGCGCTGTCCACCAAACCACGTTTCGAAGATCCGAGCAGTGTTGGGCGTGTGGAAGACCCACGACGCTGACTCCTTCCGCGCTTGTCGTCTGCGATTGAAGTCGCGCTGCAGAAATGAACGATTTTCGATACCACCAGGAAGAGACAGTACACCTGCCGTCAGTGCATCGATGTCAAGCCTTTATCGGACAGAGAGGATGCCGGCATTGCAAACAGGTGCGTGCTGACAGATTCAGAGCCTCATCGGAAGCCAGTCTCCAGGAAGCAGCAAACAGGGAGACGCCCCTCCTGCCGCCACCTGCAAGCTGCTTGCGTGCGACCTAGTGATGGAAGAGTTTGTTCAAGAAAAGTATGAAAACGACAGTCAGAAAAACATGTGTGGCGGCGAAACGTGCAAAACTTGAAGAGTCGACGGCTTGTCGCGGTGACACTACGCAtgcggagacagacgaggcgcAATGCTGCGCACTCGGGCAGGTCCTCAGGACAAACAAGCTAGGCCATTGGAAGGGAGAACTCAAAAGGGGGCAGAAAATGGCGAAAAACTCGAGAGAACGCAGACAAGGTGAAACGGAATTGCCGCTGGTTTGTTTGCGCGAAA
Above is a window of Besnoitia besnoiti strain Bb-Ger1 chromosome Unknown contig00007, whole genome shotgun sequence DNA encoding:
- a CDS encoding uncharacterized protein (encoded by transcript BESB_072010) codes for the protein MTNHEAGFPLPCEALSPPGTPRPDGEPPHGVAAAPAPLSVSSSSSSSSSRWSGSNKRALDAMERNTALPLDSSARRALLAMTPPQVAKPGRVNVVTENVP